In the genome of Telluria beijingensis, one region contains:
- a CDS encoding acyl-CoA thioesterase — translation MTTPENAVTSPTAVRLPAGKMPELRVMPAPSDANVYGDVFGGWIMAQVDLAGSLPATRRANGRVATIAVNSFLFKNPVFVGDLLSFYADITKVGNTSVTVFVEVYAERNRLAAEVVKVTEATLTYVATGPDRKPRQLPPLESLVAHR, via the coding sequence ATGACCACGCCCGAAAACGCCGTAACCTCCCCCACCGCCGTCCGACTCCCTGCGGGAAAAATGCCTGAGCTGCGCGTCATGCCCGCCCCGTCCGACGCCAATGTGTACGGCGACGTGTTCGGCGGCTGGATCATGGCCCAGGTCGACCTGGCCGGCTCGCTGCCGGCCACCCGCCGCGCCAATGGCCGCGTGGCGACCATCGCCGTCAACTCCTTCCTGTTCAAGAATCCGGTGTTCGTGGGGGATTTGTTGTCGTTTTATGCCGACATCACCAAGGTGGGCAACACCTCGGTGACCGTGTTCGTCGAGGTGTATGCAGAACGTAACCGCCTGGCGGCGGAAGTGGTCAAGGTGACCGAGGCGACGCTGACCTATGTCGCCACCGGGCCGGATCGCAAGCCGCGCCAGCTGCCGCCGCTCGAATCGCTGGTGGCGCACCGTTAA
- a CDS encoding ABCB family ABC transporter ATP-binding protein/permease, whose translation MRRNSAPLPPDATGVPRNDWATLKTLFPYLWVYKWRVLAAMGALVGAKMANVGVPLVLKELIDGLAIDPAHPHALLVLPVGVLVAYGLLRLSTTVFTELREFLFARVTQRAVRTIALKVFRHLHALSLRFHLNRQTGGMTRDIERGTRGVTSLISYSLFNILPTLVEITLVLVYLVLNYDIWFSIITAVALASYITFTVVVTEWRTHFRRTMNDLESKASTKAIDSLLNYETVKYFGNEDYEARRYDQGLQSYENAAVRSQTSLSFLNTGQSLIIATAVTLILWRATEGVIAGTMSLGDLVLVNTFMVQLYIPLNFLGVIYREIKQSLADMERLFGLLDQNREVADDAKARPLVTKGAEVTFSHVEFSYEAKRQILFDVDFTIPAGTTTAVVGHSGSGKSTLSRLLFRFYDVNGGAIRIDGQDLRDITQQSLRSAIGIVPQDTVLFNDTIEYNIAYGRPGASRDDIVAAARAASIHEFIESLPDGYQSMVGERGLKLSGGEKQRVAIARAILKDPALLIFDEATSALDSRSEQAIQAQLKGIAQNRTTLVIAHRLSTIADAQQIIVLDHGKIVERGTHGSLLAAQGLYAQMWERQLARPDEDVASPPVGWTAMPSTRPTNVS comes from the coding sequence ATGCGCCGTAATTCCGCTCCACTCCCTCCCGACGCCACAGGCGTGCCCCGCAACGACTGGGCCACCCTGAAAACGCTGTTCCCCTACCTGTGGGTCTACAAGTGGCGGGTGCTGGCCGCGATGGGCGCCCTGGTCGGCGCCAAGATGGCCAACGTCGGCGTGCCGCTGGTGCTCAAGGAGCTCATCGACGGCCTCGCGATCGACCCTGCGCATCCGCATGCGTTGCTGGTGCTGCCGGTCGGCGTGCTGGTGGCCTATGGCCTGCTGCGGCTGTCAACCACCGTGTTCACCGAGCTGCGCGAATTCCTGTTCGCGCGCGTCACCCAGCGCGCGGTGCGCACCATCGCATTGAAGGTGTTCCGCCACCTGCACGCGCTGTCGCTGCGCTTCCACCTGAACCGCCAGACCGGCGGCATGACGCGCGACATCGAGCGCGGCACGCGCGGCGTGACGTCGCTGATCTCTTATTCGCTGTTCAACATCCTGCCGACCCTGGTCGAGATCACGCTGGTGCTGGTCTACCTGGTGCTCAACTACGACATCTGGTTCAGTATCATCACCGCGGTGGCACTGGCCTCCTACATCACCTTCACGGTGGTGGTCACCGAGTGGCGCACGCATTTCCGGCGCACGATGAACGACCTGGAATCGAAGGCGTCGACCAAGGCCATCGATTCGCTGCTCAACTACGAGACGGTCAAGTACTTCGGCAACGAAGACTACGAGGCTCGGCGCTACGACCAGGGCCTGCAGAGCTACGAGAACGCCGCCGTGCGTTCGCAGACCTCGCTGTCCTTCCTGAATACCGGCCAGTCCCTGATCATCGCCACCGCCGTCACCCTGATCCTGTGGCGCGCGACCGAGGGCGTGATCGCCGGCACCATGAGCCTGGGCGACCTGGTGCTGGTCAATACCTTCATGGTCCAGCTCTACATTCCGCTCAACTTCCTGGGCGTGATCTACCGCGAGATCAAGCAGAGCCTGGCCGACATGGAACGCCTGTTCGGCCTCCTGGACCAGAATCGCGAAGTGGCCGACGACGCCAAGGCCCGGCCGCTGGTGACGAAGGGCGCCGAGGTGACGTTTTCGCACGTCGAGTTCAGCTACGAGGCCAAGCGGCAAATCCTGTTCGACGTCGACTTCACGATCCCCGCCGGAACCACGACCGCGGTGGTGGGCCATAGCGGCTCGGGCAAGTCGACCCTGTCGCGGCTGCTGTTCCGCTTCTATGACGTGAATGGCGGCGCGATCCGCATCGACGGACAGGACCTGCGTGACATCACCCAGCAATCGCTACGCAGCGCGATCGGCATCGTGCCGCAGGATACGGTGCTGTTCAACGACACCATCGAATACAACATCGCCTATGGTCGGCCTGGCGCCAGCCGCGACGACATCGTAGCGGCCGCGCGCGCGGCCTCGATCCACGAGTTCATCGAGAGCCTGCCCGATGGCTACCAGAGCATGGTGGGCGAGCGGGGACTGAAACTGTCGGGCGGCGAGAAGCAGCGGGTGGCGATCGCGCGCGCCATATTGAAGGATCCGGCGCTCCTGATCTTCGACGAGGCGACATCGGCGCTGGATTCGCGCTCGGAGCAGGCGATCCAGGCGCAGTTGAAGGGTATCGCGCAGAACCGCACGACCCTGGTGATCGCGCACCGCCTGTCGACAATCGCGGATGCGCAGCAGATCATCGTGCTCGACCACGGCAAAATCGTCGAGCGCGGCACGCATGGTTCGCTGCTGGCGGCGCAAGGCCTGTATGCCCAGATGTGGGAAAGGCAGCTGGCGCGGCCCGATGAAGATGTGGCGTCGCCGCCGGTAGGGTGGACGGCTATGCCGTCCACGCGTCCAACCAACGTCAGTTAA
- a CDS encoding type II asparaginase yields MLFPSTARTRAALFGFLFMFAAAAVQAQTAAKLPNVTILATGGTIAGTGATSTTTVGYTAATVGVQSLIQAVPEIAKVANVTGEQVFQIASENISDAQWLQLAKRVNVLLAQPDVDGIVITHGTDTLEETAYFLNLVVKSRKPVVVVGSMRPSTALSADGPINLYNAVRLAGTLDAAGRGVLVAMNDQVHAARDVTKANTTTADTFRTSELGVIGYIQGGKPFFYREVSRKHTVDTEFDISKLDALPQVDVAYAYANVGDVAVNALVAAGAKGLVHAGVGNGSLPAKTKPALIKARKDGVVIVRASRVGQGIVARNGEANDDELDFVVADTLSPQKARILLMLALTKTTSSKDIQRMFYTY; encoded by the coding sequence ATGTTGTTCCCATCGACCGCACGCACGCGCGCCGCGCTGTTCGGCTTTTTGTTCATGTTCGCCGCCGCCGCGGTACAGGCCCAGACCGCAGCCAAGCTGCCGAACGTGACCATCCTCGCCACCGGCGGCACCATTGCCGGCACCGGCGCCACCAGCACCACCACGGTCGGCTACACCGCCGCCACTGTCGGCGTGCAGTCGCTGATCCAGGCGGTGCCCGAGATCGCCAAGGTGGCGAATGTCACCGGCGAGCAGGTGTTCCAGATCGCCAGCGAAAACATCAGCGACGCGCAATGGCTGCAACTGGCCAAGCGCGTCAACGTGCTGCTGGCGCAGCCGGACGTGGACGGCATCGTGATCACCCACGGCACCGACACGCTGGAAGAAACCGCCTACTTCCTGAACCTGGTAGTCAAGAGCAGGAAGCCGGTGGTGGTGGTCGGCTCGATGCGGCCGTCGACCGCGCTGTCGGCCGACGGTCCGATCAACCTGTACAACGCGGTGCGCCTGGCCGGCACGCTTGATGCGGCGGGCCGCGGCGTGCTGGTGGCGATGAACGACCAGGTCCATGCGGCGCGCGACGTCACCAAGGCCAATACCACGACCGCGGACACCTTCCGCACGTCGGAGCTGGGCGTGATCGGCTACATCCAGGGCGGCAAGCCGTTCTTCTATCGCGAGGTGTCGCGCAAGCATACGGTGGATACCGAATTCGATATTTCGAAGCTCGATGCATTGCCGCAGGTAGATGTGGCGTATGCGTATGCGAACGTCGGTGACGTGGCGGTCAATGCGCTGGTCGCGGCTGGCGCGAAGGGGCTAGTGCATGCGGGCGTCGGTAACGGCAGCCTGCCGGCGAAGACGAAGCCGGCGTTGATCAAGGCGCGCAAGGATGGTGTCGTGATCGTGCGTGCAAGCCGCGTCGGCCAGGGCATCGTGGCGCGCAATGGCGAGGCCAATGACGATGAGCTGGACTTCGTCGTGGCGGACACCCTGAGCCCGCAGAAGGCGCGGATTTTGCTGATGCTGGCGTTGACGAAGACGACCAGCAGCAAGGACATTCAACGCATGTTCTATACGTATTAA
- a CDS encoding metal-dependent hydrolase family protein yields the protein MKQLVAAGMLLALSNAHAAPQTVDCGRLLDVQKGTWRERVSIVIENGSIVSVGPMTQAAGNIDLSRHSCLPGLIDMHVHLTSETQPVVDSYRDRLTANPADMAFRSVKYAERTLMAGFTTVRDLGASDNLNISLKRAIAAGEVPGPRMFTAGKSLATTGGHADPTNNLSHFLSEKIGTPGPVEGVLNSPEEARQAVRTRYKDGADLIKVTATGGVLSQAASGQNSQYTEDELRAVVSTAKDYGFRVAAHAHGAEGMKRALRVGVDSIEHGTLMDDEVIALFKKGGGWYVPTISAGRYVADKAKDPNYYSALVRPKAAAIGPQLQATFGRAYKAGVKIAFGTDAGVFPHGENAKEFGYMVEAGMTPADAIRSATVNAAILLDQPKRLGAVAPGFAADIIAVEGDPLQDVKVLEQVKFVMKDGVVYKKP from the coding sequence ATGAAACAACTGGTTGCCGCCGGCATGCTGCTGGCCTTGAGTAACGCCCATGCCGCCCCACAGACGGTCGACTGCGGCCGCCTGCTGGACGTCCAGAAAGGTACCTGGCGCGAGCGCGTCAGCATCGTGATCGAGAATGGCAGCATCGTGTCGGTCGGTCCCATGACGCAAGCTGCCGGCAATATCGACCTGTCGCGCCACAGCTGCCTGCCTGGCCTGATCGACATGCACGTGCACCTGACCAGCGAGACGCAACCGGTGGTCGATTCCTACCGCGACCGCCTGACCGCCAACCCGGCCGACATGGCGTTCCGCTCCGTCAAATATGCCGAGCGCACCCTGATGGCCGGCTTCACCACGGTGCGCGACCTGGGCGCTTCGGACAACCTGAACATCTCGCTCAAGCGCGCCATCGCCGCCGGCGAAGTGCCGGGCCCGCGCATGTTCACCGCCGGTAAATCGCTAGCCACCACCGGCGGCCACGCCGACCCGACCAACAACCTGTCGCACTTCCTGTCCGAGAAGATCGGCACGCCCGGTCCGGTCGAAGGCGTGTTGAACAGCCCGGAGGAAGCGCGCCAGGCGGTGCGCACCCGCTACAAGGATGGCGCCGACCTGATCAAGGTCACCGCTACCGGCGGCGTGCTGAGCCAGGCCGCCAGCGGCCAGAACTCGCAGTACACCGAGGACGAACTGCGCGCCGTGGTCAGCACCGCCAAGGACTACGGTTTCCGCGTCGCGGCCCACGCCCACGGCGCCGAAGGCATGAAGCGCGCGCTGCGCGTCGGCGTCGACTCGATCGAGCACGGCACCCTGATGGACGACGAAGTCATCGCCCTGTTCAAGAAGGGCGGCGGCTGGTACGTGCCGACCATCTCGGCCGGCCGCTACGTGGCGGACAAGGCCAAGGATCCGAATTATTATTCCGCCCTGGTGCGCCCTAAGGCGGCCGCGATCGGCCCGCAGTTGCAGGCCACCTTCGGCCGCGCGTACAAGGCCGGCGTGAAGATCGCGTTCGGCACCGATGCCGGCGTGTTCCCGCACGGCGAGAACGCCAAGGAGTTCGGCTATATGGTCGAAGCGGGCATGACGCCGGCCGATGCGATCCGCTCGGCCACCGTCAACGCGGCCATCCTGCTCGACCAGCCGAAGCGCCTGGGCGCCGTCGCGCCGGGCTTCGCGGCCGACATCATCGCGGTCGAGGGCGACCCGTTGCAGGACGTGAAAGTGCTCGAGCAGGTCAAGTTTGTGATGAAGGACGGCGTGGTCTACAAGAAGCCTTGA
- a CDS encoding dicarboxylate/amino acid:cation symporter, with amino-acid sequence MNNRNRLTTFIMIALVIGIVVGYLVNANTDTAGATSFSETMSLITTMFLRLIKMIIAPLVFATLVVGIAKMGDAKEVGRIGVKALGWFMIASVISLSLGLVLVNIFRPGDALFAAGMMPPVDAQSGITTGSLTMKDFITHLIPTSIADGMAKNEILQIVVFSLFFGTAAAAVGARATPMIDAIDGVAHVMLKLTGYVMNFAPIAVFAAVAGIIAKSGLGVLSTYGIFMAQFYFGIALLWVVLIGIGMAVIGPRILRLISELRGPTVLAFSTASSEAAFPKTLESLERFGVKNRLASFVLPIGYSFNLDGSMMYCTFAAVFIAQAYGIDLSVGTQITMMLVLMLTSKGMAGVPRASLVVIAATLNQFDIPEAGLLLLLAIDHFLDMARSATNVIGNGIATAVVAKWEGDLGEPNKEPAVSPLK; translated from the coding sequence ATGAATAATCGAAACCGCCTGACCACTTTCATCATGATCGCCCTGGTGATCGGCATCGTGGTCGGCTACCTGGTCAACGCCAATACGGACACGGCCGGCGCGACGAGCTTCTCCGAGACGATGTCGCTAATTACCACCATGTTCCTCCGCCTGATCAAGATGATCATCGCGCCCCTGGTGTTCGCGACCCTGGTGGTCGGCATCGCCAAGATGGGCGACGCCAAGGAAGTCGGCCGCATCGGCGTCAAGGCACTGGGCTGGTTCATGATCGCCTCGGTCATCTCGCTGTCGCTGGGCCTGGTGCTGGTGAACATCTTCCGTCCGGGCGACGCGCTGTTCGCCGCCGGCATGATGCCGCCGGTCGATGCGCAGTCGGGCATCACCACCGGCAGCCTGACGATGAAGGACTTCATCACCCACCTGATCCCGACCTCGATCGCCGACGGCATGGCCAAGAACGAGATCCTGCAGATCGTGGTGTTCTCGCTGTTCTTCGGCACCGCGGCAGCTGCCGTCGGCGCGCGCGCCACGCCGATGATCGACGCCATCGACGGCGTTGCCCACGTGATGCTCAAGCTGACCGGCTACGTGATGAACTTCGCCCCGATCGCCGTGTTTGCGGCAGTGGCCGGCATCATCGCCAAGAGCGGCCTGGGCGTGCTGTCGACCTACGGTATCTTCATGGCCCAGTTCTACTTCGGCATCGCGCTGCTGTGGGTGGTCCTGATCGGCATCGGCATGGCCGTGATCGGCCCGCGCATCCTGCGTTTGATCTCCGAGCTGCGCGGCCCGACCGTGCTGGCCTTCTCGACCGCCTCGTCCGAAGCCGCCTTCCCGAAAACCCTGGAAAGCCTGGAGCGCTTCGGCGTCAAGAACCGCCTGGCCTCGTTCGTGCTGCCGATCGGCTATTCGTTCAACCTCGATGGCTCGATGATGTACTGCACCTTCGCCGCCGTCTTCATTGCCCAGGCCTACGGCATCGACCTGTCGGTCGGCACCCAGATCACCATGATGCTGGTGCTGATGCTGACCTCGAAAGGCATGGCCGGCGTGCCGCGCGCCTCGCTGGTCGTGATCGCCGCCACCCTGAACCAGTTCGACATCCCGGAAGCCGGCCTGCTGCTGCTGCTGGCGATCGACCACTTCCTGGACATGGCCCGCTCGGCCACCAACGTGATCGGCAACGGCATCGCCACCGCCGTCGTCGCCAAGTGGGAGGGGGATTTAGGAGAACCCAACAAGGAACCGGCCGTCTCACCGTTGAAGTGA
- the pyrC gene encoding dihydroorotase, translating into MSTIETPDTITITRPDDWHLHLRDGAAMASVLPHSARQFGRAIVMPNLKPPVTTAAMALEYRARILAALPEGMSFEPLMTLYLTNNTNPDEIRRAQDTGFIHAVKLYPAGATTNSDAGVTDLKNCYKVLEVMQEVGMPLLVHGEVTDNEIDLFDREAVFIERVMRPLRKDMPALNVVFEHITTKDAAQYVAEAEGPIAATITAHHLLYNRNEIFRGGIRPHFYCLPVLKREEHRLALVTAATSGDERFFLGTDSAPHAVHTKYAACGCAGCYTALHAMEMYTEAFAQAGALDKLEAFASFNGPAFYNLPRNEGTITLKRESWTLPESVPMGEHQLVPLNAGESINWKMV; encoded by the coding sequence ATGTCCACCATCGAGACCCCAGACACCATTACCATCACCCGTCCAGACGACTGGCACCTGCACCTGCGCGACGGCGCGGCGATGGCCAGCGTATTGCCGCACAGCGCGCGCCAGTTCGGCCGCGCGATCGTGATGCCGAACCTGAAGCCGCCGGTCACCACGGCCGCCATGGCGCTGGAATACCGCGCCCGCATCCTGGCCGCGCTGCCGGAGGGGATGTCGTTCGAGCCGCTGATGACGCTGTACCTGACCAATAACACCAACCCGGACGAGATCCGCCGCGCCCAGGACACCGGTTTCATCCACGCGGTCAAGCTGTACCCGGCCGGCGCCACCACCAACTCGGATGCCGGCGTTACCGACCTCAAGAACTGCTACAAGGTGCTCGAAGTGATGCAGGAAGTCGGCATGCCGCTGCTGGTGCACGGCGAAGTCACCGACAACGAGATCGACCTGTTCGACCGCGAAGCCGTGTTCATCGAACGCGTGATGCGCCCGCTGCGTAAAGACATGCCGGCCCTGAACGTGGTGTTCGAGCACATCACCACCAAGGACGCGGCCCAGTACGTGGCCGAGGCCGAGGGCCCGATCGCGGCCACCATCACCGCCCACCACCTGCTGTACAACCGCAACGAGATCTTCCGCGGCGGCATCCGCCCGCACTTCTACTGCCTGCCGGTGCTCAAGCGCGAGGAACACCGCCTGGCGCTGGTCACCGCCGCCACCAGCGGCGACGAGCGCTTCTTCCTGGGCACCGACTCGGCCCCGCACGCGGTGCACACCAAGTACGCCGCCTGCGGCTGCGCCGGTTGCTATACCGCGCTGCACGCGATGGAGATGTATACCGAAGCCTTCGCCCAGGCCGGCGCGCTGGATAAACTGGAAGCCTTCGCCAGCTTCAACGGCCCGGCTTTCTACAACCTGCCGCGCAACGAGGGCACGATTACCCTCAAGCGCGAATCGTGGACGCTGCCGGAATCGGTGCCGATGGGCGAACACCAACTGGTGCCGCTGAACGCGGGCGAGAGCATCAACTGGAAGATGGTGTAA
- a CDS encoding DUF3025 domain-containing protein, producing the protein MLPPIDWAQPWYDTVRPAFERAAPPVESFIDAFNLAARELDLRNGAGMPLSFVPQSALPEGTAYEEFIGATGQVPTRDNLHDFFNALVWQTFPLIKRALNALQAAQIAQAGVGKSRGPARDAATIFDENAALLVVRDNAEGRALVEDLRAHRWLAALYDQRGLFGKDVEVWLFGHALMEKLVAPRKAITAHTRVMFASDDYFALERDARRAWLDREVAASLAREALTPGGFTPLQVLGIPGWWPGQDPDFYLDTTVFRPKRTA; encoded by the coding sequence ATGCTGCCGCCGATCGACTGGGCGCAGCCGTGGTACGACACGGTGCGCCCGGCGTTTGAACGCGCCGCGCCGCCTGTGGAAAGCTTCATCGACGCCTTCAACCTGGCGGCGCGCGAACTCGACCTGCGCAACGGCGCCGGCATGCCGCTGTCGTTCGTGCCTCAGTCCGCGCTGCCCGAAGGGACGGCCTATGAAGAATTCATCGGCGCCACCGGCCAGGTGCCGACCCGCGACAACCTGCACGACTTCTTCAATGCCCTGGTGTGGCAGACTTTCCCCCTCATCAAGCGCGCGCTGAATGCGCTGCAGGCGGCGCAGATCGCGCAGGCCGGCGTCGGCAAGTCGCGCGGACCGGCGCGCGACGCCGCCACCATTTTCGACGAGAACGCGGCGCTGCTGGTAGTGCGTGACAACGCAGAAGGGCGGGCGTTGGTCGAGGACTTGCGTGCGCACCGCTGGCTCGCCGCCCTGTACGATCAGCGTGGCCTGTTCGGCAAGGATGTCGAGGTCTGGCTGTTCGGCCACGCGCTGATGGAAAAGCTGGTGGCGCCGCGCAAGGCGATCACCGCGCATACGCGGGTGATGTTCGCCAGCGACGACTATTTTGCGCTTGAACGGGACGCGCGCCGCGCATGGCTCGACCGCGAGGTGGCGGCGAGCCTGGCGCGCGAGGCATTGACGCCGGGCGGCTTCACGCCTCTGCAGGTGCTGGGCATTCCGGGCTGGTGGCCTGGGCAAGACCCTGATTTTTATCTCGATACGACTGTGTTCCGTCCCAAACGGACGGCTTGA
- a CDS encoding Gfo/Idh/MocA family protein, translated as MAETVRWGILGTGKISRAFANALKDVPGAVLAAVGSRSADKAAAFAEEFGALASYGSCELLAQAEGIDLIYIGTPHPEHASNALMALRAGKGVLCEKPFTMNLREAEQVVTLARSKRLFLMEAMWTRYLPAYLEVKRIIASGEIGTPRQIVADFGFAANFGPEHRVFNPELGGGALLDLGIYPLSVAAGLLGPVLEVRAQAQMGPTGVDVQTGFTLKHEGGAMSVCSCSLLARTPAELTVSGERGQVRMNTMFHRATSITVKLEDGSERTIDTPYLGNGYVHEAIEAQRCWQQGLLESPSMTLGETLALTGVMDEIRRQIGLRYAADRT; from the coding sequence ATGGCTGAAACGGTACGCTGGGGGATCCTCGGCACGGGCAAGATTTCGCGAGCCTTCGCCAATGCGCTCAAGGACGTGCCGGGCGCCGTGCTGGCCGCCGTGGGTTCGCGCAGCGCGGACAAGGCCGCGGCCTTCGCCGAGGAATTCGGCGCCCTTGCCAGTTACGGCTCGTGCGAGCTGCTGGCCCAGGCCGAGGGCATCGATCTGATCTACATCGGGACGCCACATCCGGAACACGCCAGTAACGCCCTGATGGCGCTGCGCGCAGGGAAGGGCGTGCTGTGCGAGAAGCCGTTCACGATGAACCTGCGCGAAGCCGAGCAGGTAGTGACCCTGGCGCGCTCGAAACGCCTGTTCCTGATGGAAGCGATGTGGACGCGCTACCTGCCGGCCTACCTGGAAGTGAAACGCATCATCGCCTCGGGCGAGATCGGTACGCCGCGGCAAATCGTCGCCGACTTCGGCTTCGCGGCCAACTTCGGGCCCGAGCACCGCGTGTTCAACCCTGAGCTGGGCGGCGGCGCGCTGCTCGACCTGGGCATCTATCCGCTGTCGGTCGCGGCCGGCCTGCTGGGCCCCGTGCTCGAAGTGCGGGCACAAGCCCAGATGGGGCCGACCGGCGTCGATGTGCAGACCGGCTTCACGCTCAAGCACGAAGGCGGCGCCATGTCGGTCTGCAGCTGTTCGCTGCTGGCGCGCACGCCGGCCGAGCTGACCGTGTCGGGCGAGCGTGGCCAGGTAAGGATGAACACCATGTTCCACCGCGCGACCTCGATTACCGTCAAGCTGGAGGACGGCAGCGAGCGCACCATTGACACGCCGTACCTCGGCAACGGCTATGTGCACGAGGCGATCGAGGCCCAGCGCTGCTGGCAGCAAGGCTTGCTGGAAAGCCCGTCGATGACGCTCGGCGAAACGCTGGCGCTGACCGGCGTGATGGACGAGATCCGGCGCCAGATCGGGCTGCGCTACGCGGCCGACCGTACCTAG
- a CDS encoding glyoxalase superfamily protein: protein MKLGNVTPILRIFDETKAREFYVDYLGFTVDWDHRFGPGMPLYLQVSRGDCILHLSEHHGDCCPGAALRIEVDDIDGLHAELSAKQYGYARPGIEDTPWESRELSVKDPFGNRLTFVGVA, encoded by the coding sequence ATGAAGCTCGGTAACGTCACCCCGATCCTGCGCATCTTCGACGAGACCAAGGCGCGCGAGTTCTATGTTGATTATCTCGGCTTCACGGTCGACTGGGACCATCGGTTCGGGCCCGGCATGCCGCTTTACCTGCAGGTGTCGCGCGGCGATTGCATCCTGCACCTGAGCGAGCATCATGGCGACTGCTGTCCCGGTGCGGCGCTGCGGATCGAGGTCGATGACATCGATGGGCTGCATGCGGAGCTGTCCGCCAAACAGTATGGCTATGCGCGGCCAGGGATCGAGGACACGCCGTGGGAGTCGCGTGAGTTGAGCGTGAAGGACCCGTTCGGAAACCGGTTGACGTTCGTAGGCGTGGCGTAA